The Synechocystis sp. PCC 6714 genome includes the window ATAACGTTAAGCAGCATTCCCATACCCATCAACGGCTGTAGCTAGAAATTTCCAACGGGGTAGTACCAATCTTCAGGAAAGAATGGATTGTTGTTTTTTCCTGGCCCGGTGTTGGGCAAACCAATTCTGTAACTGTTCACGGCATTGTTCCTGACAAACTCCCCCTAAATGTTGCAAGCGATGGTTAGAAGCGGCACTGCCGGCCAGATCAAACACGCTATCAATGGTGCCGGTTTTCGGGTCGGGGGTGCCATAAACCAATAAACCTAAACGGGCTTGGATAATGGCCCCGGTACACATGGGACAGGGCTCCAAAGTGACGTAAAGGGTACATTCATTCAGTCGCCAATGGCCTAGCCGACGGCAAGCAGCTTGGATCGCTAACATTTCCGCATGGGCGATGGGATTTTGATCCCGTTGTTTACGATTTTGGGCGGTGGCTAAAATTTCCCCCAGTGGGTTAATTACCACTGCT containing:
- a CDS encoding nucleoside deaminase; translated protein: MDKSFATHEDWMQMAIALAEEAGNVGEIPVGAVVINPLGEILATAQNRKQRDQNPIAHAEMLAIQAACRRLGHWRLNECTLYVTLEPCPMCTGAIIQARLGLLVYGTPDPKTGTIDSVFDLAGSAASNHRLQHLGGVCQEQCREQLQNWFAQHRARKKQQSILS